A single region of the Polyodon spathula isolate WHYD16114869_AA chromosome 5, ASM1765450v1, whole genome shotgun sequence genome encodes:
- the smpdl3a gene encoding acid sphingomyelinase-like phosphodiesterase 3a isoform X2 has protein sequence MTRTIREFFPSLQVYPALGNHDYWPQDQLPVSTNKIYQAVAELWKPWLTTEALSTLSAGGFYSQIVKPNLRLISLNTILYYSPNHATENMTDPAGQFEWLEGTLDTSQQTNEKVYIIAHVPVGYLPFARNTTAVREHFNERLVSIFRKYSNVIAGHFYGHTHRDSIMVLLDEQGNAVNSLFVAPAVTPIMGVLESQSNNPGFRLYQYDSSDYNLLDIWQYYLNLTEANEEKKPDWKLEYIMTKFFNIKDIQPKSLYELAQRFEKPHSKEFQQYFNNFIVSYDNSIVCEGFCKANQVCSIQFLDHDSYSACIKRADTRLEWLLQTTYKREQKHTHGVIY, from the exons ATGACTCGTACCATCCGAGAGTTCTTCCCAAGCCTTCAGGTTTACCCAGCCCTAGGCAACCATGATTATTGGCCACAG GATCAGCTCCCTGTGTCAACTAATAAAATTTACCAAGCAGTGGCTGAGCTTTGGAAGCCTTGGCTAACAACTGAAGCCCTCAGCACCTTGTCAGCAG GTGGTTTCTATTCACAAATTGTGAAGCCAAACCTAAGGCTAATAAGCTTGAATACCATTCTGTACTACAGTCCAAACCATGCGACTGAGAATATGACAGACCCTGCAGGACAGTTTGAGTGGCTCGAAGGAACATTGGACACTTCTCAACAGACTAACGAAAAA GTGTACATCATTGCACATGTCCCTGTTGGTTACCTGCCTTTTGCAAGAAATACCACTGCAGTAAGAGAACACTTCAATGAAAGACTCGTGAGCATTTTCCGCAAATACAGCAATGTCATAGCAGGTCACTTCTATGGTCACACTCACAGAGACAGCATAATGGTCCTCTTGGATGAGCAAG GGAATGCTGTCAATTCTTTGTTTGTGGCACCAGCTGTAACACCAATCATGGGAGTTTTGGAGTCTCAGTCTAATAACCCTGGCTTTCGTTTATACCAGTATGACTCCAGTGATTACAACTTACTG GACATCTGGCAGTATTACCTGAATCTTACAGAAGCCAATGAAGAAAAGAAACCTGACTGGAAACTGGAATACATCATGACCAAATTCTTTAATATTAAAGATATTCAGCCAAAGAGTTTATATGAGCTTGCACAGAGGTTTGAAAAACCACACAGTAAGGAGTTTcagcaatattttaataatttcataGTAAGTTATGACAACAGTATTGTCTGTGAAGGATTCTGTAAAGCAAATCAAGTGTGCTCAATACAGTTCTTAGACCATGACTCGTATTCAGCTTGTATCAAGAGGGCAGACACACGACTAGAATGGTTATTACAGACCACATATAAGAGAGAACAAAAACATACACATGGTgtcatttattaa